Proteins encoded by one window of Microplitis mediator isolate UGA2020A chromosome 1, iyMicMedi2.1, whole genome shotgun sequence:
- the LOC130666882 gene encoding uncharacterized protein LOC130666882: MDPSDLEVKNIEDILMNRENEEAFFQRLSAFVVETKTKASNLIDTFTAKQTEVQNKIKVNKDTISQLHNANKELDHQIQNIILSQKVVSKKIQNNKQQIEQLREEIEHEKNKKEELTLEMVDLEAGHEKAKEQKIKEWNALKKAATVYKEKLNIHLDLKVLEDYDRIKITFFFDQNPSKEYYYVHLSNYNNAVWKVELIVPELDSDQLKSLNIDLSKDYTIQDIINFIPKIRAMFIHQFFSP, encoded by the exons atggatccCAGCGACTTAGAGGTCAAGAATATCGAAGACATTTTAATGAATCGTGAAAATGAAGAAGCCTTTTTTCAGAGGTTATCTGCGTTCGTTGTTGAGACTAAAACTAAAGCTTCGAATTTAATTGATACTTTTACTGCTAAACAAACCG aggtacagaataaaataaaagttaacaaAGACACCATAAGCCAATTACACAATGCAAATAAAGAATTAGATCatcaaatacaaaatattattctctCTCAAAAAGTTGTcagtaaaaaaatccaaaataataaacaacaaaTCGAACAATTGCGAGAAGAAATTGAgcacgaaaaaaataaaaaggaagaATTGACTCTTGAAATGGTTGATTTGGAAGCTG gtcACGAAAAAgcaaaagaacaaaaaataaaagaatggAATGCATTGAAAAAAGCGGCGACAgtatacaaagaaaaattaaatattcatttagatCTTAAAGTACTAGAGGATTATGATCgtataaaaataacgtttttctTCGATCAAAATCCAAGCAAAGAATATTATTATGTGCAtctttcaaattataataatgctGTTTGGAAAG TTGAATTAATAGTGCCAGAATTAGACAGCgatcaattaaaaagtttaaacatTGATCTATCTAAAGACTACACTATCCAGGATATTATAAACTTCATTCCTAAAATACGAGCTATGTTTATCCATCAGTTTTTCAGtccttaa
- the LOC130665203 gene encoding uncharacterized protein LOC130665203 — translation MAFQIICLFVLLTTGLSQGQFFPDFDQFNPMGENSEIPNSETETTTAVNENENTTEGSGNVDNQQDGDNPANMITKAIDAAKETIEENNDAKKDVVQSLADVGKAHLDNAKTVAQSGITIGTSLPRFGAKLMG, via the exons ATGGCTTTCCAAATAATTTGTCTCTTCGTACTTTTGACCACCGGGTTATCTCAG ggACAATTCTTCCCTGATTTTGATCAATTTAATCCGATGGGGGAAAATTCCGAG ATACCAAATTCAGAAACTGAAACAACCACTGCTGTTAATGAAAACGAGAATACTACAGAAGGTTCAGGAAATGTCGACAATCAAcag GATGGAGATAATCCAGCAAATATGATCACTAAAGCAATCGATGCAGCAAAAGAAacaattgaagaaaataatgacGCAAAAAAGGATGTTGTACAATCATTGGCGGACGTCGGTAAAGCTCATCTTGATAACGCTAAGACTGTGGCTCAATCAGGAATAACAATTGGTACTTCATTACCGCGTTTTGGTGCCAAACTTAtgggataa